The Geotrypetes seraphini chromosome 6, aGeoSer1.1, whole genome shotgun sequence genome includes a window with the following:
- the TSC22D1 gene encoding TSC22 domain family protein 1 isoform X1, with amino-acid sequence MHQPDPNAEISARKMAHSAVFPRRGSSSALTAAGSGIGTSNAMSTDDYTPPLLIQPPPPAASSSSGAQQQQHPPQSLNLLAQPQLQPQPLSQSGTLVKKKSGFQITSVTSAQISASMSSNNSIAEDTESYDDLDESHTEDLSSSEILDVSLSRATDLGEPGRSSSEETLNNFQEVETPGAVSPNQPRLPQHHLPAHSQQNVMINGNVHSHHHHGHLHPSHPASVSAGLSPGPVSGKLSLSGNCDNVVLPIPVTSISSSGTSVSLLPNIRSASTTGSIGVSSGANTLKNVNIVSMSGSNARGPASMLGSNITSTVNVNAVTGATGNVNMTMLSSTGNGTSAVSGIPSNAANASLGTVSGSVVNQPQPPLASTSRFRVVKLDSSSEPFKKGRWTCTEYYEKENAAAIAEGVAINKTVESIKQNPLDMSSERESTSGSSVSSTVSTLSHYTESVGSGEMGASSVMQQQAFQGLGPPQIDFGNAGLQSIPTSGIPQSVSQAQLAQLQLQPQEISYSQQKQVQHTVQTSINIAAGVPSAPVNIINVPSSLGHQQPPVSTMAPQQLQYSQQTPSVQTLPAAPQQQVKYAQQQQTPVSQMTSVHVMPVNQSSAAGNMQEYVQHPPKLQTPLPSVQPGSTGMGAVAPVPLVQAQNLQLQIQSTAAQAQSSVATAQPTAHTQATMPSVSACQILGLSQQGNVNQATTSVIQQSVPMAMAPTQVLQPPQPAIIQQGMQVSVSGLSPQVIMAPSTPLLPVQSQTQAMESVVQGMPSQQIPAVSPIPPAATAPTATQVSLNVPPGIPSAPTILGSSLSTAQSSVGQNVNLVQSVSQPPIIATSLSVAQNVPQQIPLSSAHFPVMSLSQSMATRIEEARSLMEHSVSGLPQAAVGDGGVGASATLDGSSSILAPGSLLPLKALPLPTPLVDGEDESSSGASVVAIDNKIEQAMDLVKSHLMYAVREEVEVLKEQIKELIEKNSQLEQENSLLKTLASPEQLAQFQAQLQTSSPPAATQTPGAAQPPAQPVSQSSGSTA; translated from the coding sequence ATGCATCAGCCCGATCCTAACGCAGAAAttagtgctaggaagatggcgcACTCGGCTGTATTCCCTAGAAGGGGCAGCAGTAGTGCTTTAACTGCGGCGGGTTCTGGCATCGGTACCAGCAATGCCATGTCCACTGACGACTACACGCCTCCTTTGCTCATCCAGCCGCCTCCTCCCGCAGCATCTTCCTCTTCTGGAGCACAGCAACAGCAGCATCCTCCTCAGAGCCTGAACCTTCTAGCTCAACCTCAGCTTCAGCCACAACCTCTTTCGCAAAGTGGAACTCTGGTGAAAAAGAAAAGTGGCTTTCAGATTACTAGCGTCACCTCTGCCCAGATATCGGCTAGCATGAGCTCCAATAACAGCATAGCAGAAGACACAGAAAGCTATGATGATCTAGACGAGTCCCACACAGAAGATTTGTCCTCTTCTGAAATATTAGACGTTTCCCTATCCAGAGCCACTGATCTAGGAGAACCTGGAAGAAGTTCTTCTGAAGAAACTTTAAATAACTTTCAAGAGGTTGAGACCCCTGGGGCTGTTTCTCCAAATCAACCTCGCCTTCCTCAGCATCATTTACCTGCTCACTCACAGCAAAATGTTATGATTAATGGAAATGTTCATTCACATCATCATCATGGACATCTACATCCTTCACATCCTGCCTCAGTTTCTGCAGGATTGTCCCCTGGTCCAGTGTCTGGAAAACTATCTCTGTCTGGAAATTGTGATAATGTTGTTCTGCCCATTCCTGTGACTTCTATTTCCTCCTCTGGTACATCTGTATCCCTGTTACCTAATATCCGCAGTGCAAGCACGACTGGTAGTATAGGTGTAAGTTCTGGTGCTAACACATTAAAGAATGTTAATATTGTAAGCATGAGTGGTAGTAATGCTAGAGGGCCAGCCAGCATGCTTGGCAGCAATATTACAAGTACTGTTAATGTAAATGCTGTGACTGGAGCCACTGGCAATGTTAATATGACTATGTTGAGTAGTACTGGGAATGGTACTAGTGCTGTCTCTGGTATTCCTAGCAATGCTGCTAATGCATCTTTAGGAACAGTGAGTGGATCAGTTGTGAACCAGCCACAGCCGCCTTTGGCTAGTACATCCAGATTTAGAGTTGTGAAACTAGATTCCAGTTCTGAACCGTTTAAAAAGGGTCGATGGACCTGCACTGAATATTATGAGAAAGAAAATGCTGCAGCAATTGCAGAAGGAGTAGCTATCAACAAAACTGTAGAAAGCATAAAACAAAACCCTCTTGATATGAGCTCTGAAAGAGAGAGCACCAGTGGGAGTTCTGTAAGTAGCACTGTAAGCACCTTGAGTCATTACACAGAAAGTGTGGGAAGTGGAGAAATGGGAGCATCTTCTGTCATGCAACAGCAAGCATTTCAGGGCTTGGGCCCACCACAGATAGACTTTGGTAATGCTGGTCTTCAGAGTATTCCAACGTCTGGTATACCTCAGAGTGTTTCTCAGGCACAGCTTGCACAACTGCAATTACAGCCTCAAGAAATAAGTTATTCACAACAAAAGCAGGTTCAGCATACTGTACAAACCAGTATAAACATTGCAGCAGGTGTTCCATCAGCTCCTGTAAATATTATAAATGTACCATCATCTCTAGGACATCAGCAGCCTCCTGTTTCAACTATGGCTCCCCAGCAGTTGCAATACAGTCAGCAGACACCATCTGTACAAACTCTACCAGCTGCACCACAACAGCAGGTAAAATATGCACAACAGCAACAGACTCCTGTTTCTCAAATGACCTCTGTACATGTAATGCCAGTGAATCAAAGTTCAGCTGCAGGCAATATGCAGGAATATGTGCAGCATCCCCCAAAACTTCAGACACCCCTGCCTTCTGTACAGCCTGGTTCCACAGGAATGGGAGCAGTTGCACCAGTTCCTCTAGTTCAAGCACAAAATCTGCAGCTTCAGATACAGTCCACAGCAGCACAAGCACAATCTTCAGTGGCAACAGCTCAACCTACTGCACATACTCAAGCAACAATGCCTTCTGTATCTGCTTGTCAGATTTTGGGTCTTAGTCAGCAAGGAAATGTAAATCAAGCTACAACTTCAGTTATACAGCAGAGTGTTCCTATGGCAATGGCACCTACACAGGTGTTGCAACCGCCACAGCCTGCCATTATTCAACAGGGAATGCAGGTGAGTGTCTCAGGACTGTCCCCACAGGTGATCATGGCACCTTCGACTCCTTTGTTGCCTGTGCAGTCCCAGACACAAGCAATGGAATCTGTGGTTCAAGGAATGCCAAGTCAGCAAATTCCTGCAGTAAGCCCTATACCCCCTGCTGCAACTGCTCCTACTGCAACTCAAGTTAGTTTAAATGTACCTCCTGGTATACCTTCAGCTCCTACGATTTTGGGTTCTTCTCTGAGTACAGCACAATCTTCAGTTGGACAAAATGTGAACTTAGTTCAAAGTGTTAGTCAACCCCCCATAATTGCAACAAGTTTGTCAGTAGCACAGAATGTGCCACAGCAGATACCACTAAGCTCTGCTCATTTTCCTGTAATGTCATTAAGTCAATCAATGGCAACTCGAATTGAAGAGGCCAGATCCCTTATGGAACATTCAGTGTCTGGTTTACCACAAGCTGCTGTTGGTGATGGAGGTGTAGGTGCTTCAGCTACCTTGGATGGAAGCAGCAGCATCTTGGCCCCTGGTTCCTTGCTTCCTTTAAAGGCATTGCCATTGCCTACCCCTCTAGTTGATGGAGAAGATGAAAG
- the TSC22D1 gene encoding TSC22 domain family protein 1 isoform X2, with protein sequence MHQPDPNAEISARKMAHSAVFPRRGSSSALTAAGSGIGTSNAMSTDDYTPPLLIQPPPPAASSSSGAQQQQHPPQSLNLLAQPQLQPQPLSQSGTLVKKKSGFQITSVTSAQISASMSSNNSIAEDTESYDDLDESHTEDLSSSEILDVSLSRATDLGEPGRSSSEETLNNFQEVETPGAVSPNQPRLPQHHLPAHSQQNVMINGNVHSHHHHGHLHPSHPASVSAGLSPGPVSGKLSLSGNCDNVVLPIPVTSISSSGTSVSLLPNIRSASTTGSIGVSSGANTLKNVNIVSMSGSNARGPASMLGSNITSTVNVNAVTGATGNVNMTMLSSTGNGTSAVSGIPSNAANASLGTVSGSVVNQPQPPLASTSRFRVVKLDSSSEPFKKGRWTCTEYYEKENAAAIAEGVAINKTVESIKQNPLDMSSERESTSGSSVSSTVSTLSHYTESVGSGEMGASSVMQQQAFQGLGPPQIDFGNAGLQSIPTSGIPQSVSQAQLAQLQLQPQEISYSQQKQVQHTVQTSINIAAGVPSAPVNIINVPSSLGHQQPPVSTMAPQQLQYSQQTPSVQTLPAAPQQQVKYAQQQQTPVSQMTSVHVMPVNQSSAAGNMQEYVQHPPKLQTPLPSVQPGSTGMGAVAPVPLVQAQNLQLQIQSTAAQAQSSVATAQPTAHTQATMPSVSACQILGLSQQGNVNQATTSVIQQSVPMAMAPTQVLQPPQPAIIQQGMQVSVSGLSPQVIMAPSTPLLPVQSQTQAMESVVQGMPSQQIPAVSPIPPAATAPTATQVSLNVPPGIPSAPTILGSSLSTAQSSVGQNVNLVQSVSQPPIIATSLSVAQNVPQQIPLSSAHFPVMSLSQSMATRIEEARSLMEHSVSGLPQAAVGDGGVGASATLDGSSSILAPGSLLPLKALPLPTPLVDGEDESYMW encoded by the coding sequence ATGCATCAGCCCGATCCTAACGCAGAAAttagtgctaggaagatggcgcACTCGGCTGTATTCCCTAGAAGGGGCAGCAGTAGTGCTTTAACTGCGGCGGGTTCTGGCATCGGTACCAGCAATGCCATGTCCACTGACGACTACACGCCTCCTTTGCTCATCCAGCCGCCTCCTCCCGCAGCATCTTCCTCTTCTGGAGCACAGCAACAGCAGCATCCTCCTCAGAGCCTGAACCTTCTAGCTCAACCTCAGCTTCAGCCACAACCTCTTTCGCAAAGTGGAACTCTGGTGAAAAAGAAAAGTGGCTTTCAGATTACTAGCGTCACCTCTGCCCAGATATCGGCTAGCATGAGCTCCAATAACAGCATAGCAGAAGACACAGAAAGCTATGATGATCTAGACGAGTCCCACACAGAAGATTTGTCCTCTTCTGAAATATTAGACGTTTCCCTATCCAGAGCCACTGATCTAGGAGAACCTGGAAGAAGTTCTTCTGAAGAAACTTTAAATAACTTTCAAGAGGTTGAGACCCCTGGGGCTGTTTCTCCAAATCAACCTCGCCTTCCTCAGCATCATTTACCTGCTCACTCACAGCAAAATGTTATGATTAATGGAAATGTTCATTCACATCATCATCATGGACATCTACATCCTTCACATCCTGCCTCAGTTTCTGCAGGATTGTCCCCTGGTCCAGTGTCTGGAAAACTATCTCTGTCTGGAAATTGTGATAATGTTGTTCTGCCCATTCCTGTGACTTCTATTTCCTCCTCTGGTACATCTGTATCCCTGTTACCTAATATCCGCAGTGCAAGCACGACTGGTAGTATAGGTGTAAGTTCTGGTGCTAACACATTAAAGAATGTTAATATTGTAAGCATGAGTGGTAGTAATGCTAGAGGGCCAGCCAGCATGCTTGGCAGCAATATTACAAGTACTGTTAATGTAAATGCTGTGACTGGAGCCACTGGCAATGTTAATATGACTATGTTGAGTAGTACTGGGAATGGTACTAGTGCTGTCTCTGGTATTCCTAGCAATGCTGCTAATGCATCTTTAGGAACAGTGAGTGGATCAGTTGTGAACCAGCCACAGCCGCCTTTGGCTAGTACATCCAGATTTAGAGTTGTGAAACTAGATTCCAGTTCTGAACCGTTTAAAAAGGGTCGATGGACCTGCACTGAATATTATGAGAAAGAAAATGCTGCAGCAATTGCAGAAGGAGTAGCTATCAACAAAACTGTAGAAAGCATAAAACAAAACCCTCTTGATATGAGCTCTGAAAGAGAGAGCACCAGTGGGAGTTCTGTAAGTAGCACTGTAAGCACCTTGAGTCATTACACAGAAAGTGTGGGAAGTGGAGAAATGGGAGCATCTTCTGTCATGCAACAGCAAGCATTTCAGGGCTTGGGCCCACCACAGATAGACTTTGGTAATGCTGGTCTTCAGAGTATTCCAACGTCTGGTATACCTCAGAGTGTTTCTCAGGCACAGCTTGCACAACTGCAATTACAGCCTCAAGAAATAAGTTATTCACAACAAAAGCAGGTTCAGCATACTGTACAAACCAGTATAAACATTGCAGCAGGTGTTCCATCAGCTCCTGTAAATATTATAAATGTACCATCATCTCTAGGACATCAGCAGCCTCCTGTTTCAACTATGGCTCCCCAGCAGTTGCAATACAGTCAGCAGACACCATCTGTACAAACTCTACCAGCTGCACCACAACAGCAGGTAAAATATGCACAACAGCAACAGACTCCTGTTTCTCAAATGACCTCTGTACATGTAATGCCAGTGAATCAAAGTTCAGCTGCAGGCAATATGCAGGAATATGTGCAGCATCCCCCAAAACTTCAGACACCCCTGCCTTCTGTACAGCCTGGTTCCACAGGAATGGGAGCAGTTGCACCAGTTCCTCTAGTTCAAGCACAAAATCTGCAGCTTCAGATACAGTCCACAGCAGCACAAGCACAATCTTCAGTGGCAACAGCTCAACCTACTGCACATACTCAAGCAACAATGCCTTCTGTATCTGCTTGTCAGATTTTGGGTCTTAGTCAGCAAGGAAATGTAAATCAAGCTACAACTTCAGTTATACAGCAGAGTGTTCCTATGGCAATGGCACCTACACAGGTGTTGCAACCGCCACAGCCTGCCATTATTCAACAGGGAATGCAGGTGAGTGTCTCAGGACTGTCCCCACAGGTGATCATGGCACCTTCGACTCCTTTGTTGCCTGTGCAGTCCCAGACACAAGCAATGGAATCTGTGGTTCAAGGAATGCCAAGTCAGCAAATTCCTGCAGTAAGCCCTATACCCCCTGCTGCAACTGCTCCTACTGCAACTCAAGTTAGTTTAAATGTACCTCCTGGTATACCTTCAGCTCCTACGATTTTGGGTTCTTCTCTGAGTACAGCACAATCTTCAGTTGGACAAAATGTGAACTTAGTTCAAAGTGTTAGTCAACCCCCCATAATTGCAACAAGTTTGTCAGTAGCACAGAATGTGCCACAGCAGATACCACTAAGCTCTGCTCATTTTCCTGTAATGTCATTAAGTCAATCAATGGCAACTCGAATTGAAGAGGCCAGATCCCTTATGGAACATTCAGTGTCTGGTTTACCACAAGCTGCTGTTGGTGATGGAGGTGTAGGTGCTTCAGCTACCTTGGATGGAAGCAGCAGCATCTTGGCCCCTGGTTCCTTGCTTCCTTTAAAGGCATTGCCATTGCCTACCCCTCTAGTTGATGGAGAAGATGAAAG